Proteins found in one Brachypodium distachyon strain Bd21 chromosome 5, Brachypodium_distachyon_v3.0, whole genome shotgun sequence genomic segment:
- the LOC100838655 gene encoding small RNA degrading nuclease 1, translating into MGERLAGAEKEVLVEIVRFTQKNGLKGAEGGWKDFLGRNDKKFGVSVSDPKKRTKDVLLAFLLTFSKDFQKYFRKLVRRHTERRAIEQYMNDFSGKVSPEQKLVQLTTEHIEYRKNYYFPSYQEGWKIMRIGKVSNSMNSGAMLAIDCEMVLCHDGTEAVVRVCVVDNKLEVKLDTLVNPCKAIADYRTHITAVSKKDLEGVTCSLVDVQKSLKKILAKGKILVGHSLYRDLHALKFDYSRVVDTAYIFKYANLPTTASASLNSLCKSVCGYSVREEGEPHNCLKDAEAAMNLVIAKLKSGFDDPIEIAENCVPESDQLKLLAHRIPVYLPCKELLKIFSGNPSIEEKIESRIRGNFYSTCILFKDIGEADKAFEELDGQETKDSSGRLQKSVLLKRDNGDVVSFFVRKMVYGSRITNSEISKKRPQPIENEDPKKEDANGDKQKKQRTSKKRVKKAKTPVVE; encoded by the exons ATGGGCGAgcggctcgccggcgccgagaaAGAG GTGCTCGTTGAGATTGTGAGGTTCACCCAGAAGAACGGGCTGAAAGGAGCCGAGGGGGGATGGAAGGATTTCTTGGGTCGGAACGACAAGAAGTTCGGCGTCTCCGTTAGCGACCCCAAGAAGCGAACCAAGGATGTGCTGCTCGCTTTCCTTCTAACCTTCTCCAAAGATTTCCAGAAG TACTTCAGAAAATTGGTAAGGCGTCACACGGAACGAAGAGCTATAGAGCAGTACATGAATGATTTTTCTGGAAAGGTTTCTCCTGAGCAG AAGCTTGTTCAATTGACAACAGAACACATTGAGTACAGGAAAAATTACTACTTCCCATCTTACCAAGAG GGATGGAAAATAATGCGGATTGGAAAAGTCTCTAATAGTATGAACTCGGGAGCCATGTTGGCAATTGATTGCGAGATGGTCCTTTGCCATGATGGTACAGAAGCCGTTGTTCGAGTGTGTGTTGTAGACAACAAACTGGAG GTGAAGTTGGATACACTTGTGAATCCCTGTAAAGCTATTGCAGACTATAGGACACACATCACTGCTGTGTCTAAGAAGGATTTAGAAGGTGTCACGTGCTCACTAGTTGATGTTCAG AAATCACTGAAGAAAATCTTGGCCAAAGGAAAGATTTTGGTTGGCCATAGCTTATATAGAGATTTACATG CTCTGAAATTTGATTACAGTCGAGTCGTTGATACAGCATATATCTTCAAGTATGCGAATTTGCCTACTACCGCATCAGCTTCTTTAAACAGCCTTTGCAAG TCTGTTTGTGGGTATTCTGTtcgagaggaaggagaaccaCATAATTGCTTGAAGGATGCAGAAGCTGCGATGAATCTAGTTATTGCAAAGCTTAAGAGTGGATTTGATGATCCCATTGAAATTGCAGAGAATTGT GTACCTGAATCTGATCAGTTGAAGTTGCTTGCTCACAGAATTCCAGTCTATCTGCCTTGTAAAGAGCTGCTTAAAATTTTCTCTGGGAATCCCAGCATTGAGGAGAAG ATTGAATCAAGGATTCGAGGCAATTTTTATTCTACGTGTATTTTGTTCAAGGACATAGGTGAGGCAGACAAAGCATTCGAAGAACTAGATGGCCAAGAGACTAAG GACTCGAGTGGGCGACTTCAAAAATCTGTGCTGCTGAAGCGTGACAATGGAGATGTTGTGAGCTTCTTTGTCCGGAAGATGGTATATGGTTCCCGGATCACCAACTCCGAAATTTCGAAGAAGAGGCCACAGCCTATTGAGAACGAGGATCCAAAGAAAGAAGATGCTAATGGAGATAAGCAAAAAAAGCAAAGAACTAGCAAGAAGCGTGTGAAGAAAGCAAAGACACCAGTGGTTGAGTGA
- the LOC100836599 gene encoding protein COFACTOR ASSEMBLY OF COMPLEX C SUBUNIT B CCB4, chloroplastic isoform X2 yields the protein MELSLLRSRAFAPSPSTKLRHRSRLPSGPFSPPPSQQDTLRSRALRPRQEWVGSWVRSNDTLVRGLPILVGGVSLLAVLLNRALSGIAAVADASSSQSRADILTLALSVTDILAGLVWLSIRPKSISPVAPQGVECKRVVPGVSSPALHELLWTWDSLTAATCCKSLVVVYGGNCILQIGVAAGSPEDDIAVTVDAQKFTQESYLANLALYPGRSELPFLPANTQALILQPIGDNGIAIIGGDTIRGFTNLDQAWIAMIADKLDATLSKS from the exons ATGGAGCTGAGCCTGCTGAGAAGCCGTGCCTTTGCTCCATCCCCATCCACGAAGCTCCGGCACCGCAGCCGGCTTCCCTCCGGACCATTTTCCCCGCCGCCTAGC CAACAAGACACGCTCCGGAGCAGGGCATTGCGGCCGCGGCAGGAGTGGGTGGGGAGCTGGGTCCGGAGCAACGACACGCTCGTCCGCGGCCTGCCgatcctcgtcggcggcgtatccctcctcgccgtcctcctcaACCGCGCACTCTCCGgcatcgccgccgtcgccgacgcctCCAG TTCGCAGTCCAGGGCAGACATACTGACTCTCGCGCTCTCTGTCACTGATATTCTTGCCGGCCTTGTCTGGCTGTCCATCCGCCCGAAATCCATTTCTCCG GTGGCTCCTCAAGGTGTCGAGTGTAAGAGAGTTGTTCCAGGTGTATCAAGTCCTGCTCTTCATGAACTACTTTG GACATGGGATTCCCTTACGGCTGCAACTTGCTGCAAATCCTTGGTTGTTGTGTACGGAGGTAATTGCATTCTTCAGATTGGGGTTGCCGCTGGCTCTCCTGAAGATGATATTGCAGTTACCGTTGATGCACAGAAGTTCACCCAAG AATCTTATCTAGCAAATCTTGCTCTATACCCTGGAAGGTCTGAGTTGCCATTTTTACCAGCTAACACACAG GCTCTAATTTTGCAGCCAATTGGTGATAACGGAATTGCAATTATTGGTGGTGACACTATAAGGGGGTTCACTAATCTTGATCAG GCATGGATTGCAATGATTGCAGACAAGTTGGATGCCACATTGTCAAAATCTTAA
- the LOC100838354 gene encoding SEC1 family transport protein SLY1, whose product MALSLRKKQLDVITRMLHLYQQQSSPDGGGDGEEEAYKILVMDGPCISLLSPVLRVGDLRKHGVTLHLNIDKARQQVADAPAVYLVRPTPANADRIAADAAAGLYASFHVNFSTSVPRPVLERLASATASSRSAHRVARVADQYLDFICLEDGLFSLAQPRAYVALNDPAAADADINALVDAVALGLFCVVATLGSVPIIRCASGGPAEMVAAALDARLRDHLLAKPNLFTEAASSAASSFQRPVLCLFDRNFELSVGIQHDWSYRPLVHDVLSLKLNKLKLPSEKYDLDDSDPFWVANSWSPFPKVAEEIEAQLAKYKQDVDEVNQRTGGGRDGVEFDGTDLIGNTKHLMNAVNSLPELTERKKMIDKHTNIATALLGHIKERSLDGYYECENDMLVNGTVDRNMLLSLLRGKGTKEDKLRLAVTYLLSFEAPPPSELEQVEAALRESEVDMSAFLYVKRIKSLNTQFAAASSTASRSNIVDWAEKLYGQSISAVTAGVKNLLSDGRQLALARTVEALMEGKPNPEVDNYLLFDPRAPRSGTGGQFRGPFREAIVFMIGGGNYIEYRSLIELGQQSQPSKHVIYGATEILNGVEFIQQLAELGQKAGLGGGSSNIPLQ is encoded by the exons ATGGCGCTCAGCCTCCGGAAGAAGCAGCTCG ATGTGATCACGCGGATGCTTCACCTTTACCAGCAGCAGTCGTCGCCCGACGGCGGGGgcgacggggaggaggaggcgtacAAGATCCTGGTGATGGACGGGCCCTGCATCTCGCTCCTCTCGCCGGTGCTCCGCGTCGGCGACCTCCGCAAGCACGGGGTCACCCTCCACCTCAACATCGACAAGGCGCGGCAGCAGGTCGCCGACGCTCCCGCGGTCTACCTCGTCCGCCCCACGCCCGCGAACGCCGACCGCATCGCCGCCGACGCTGCCGCTGGGCTCTACGCCTCGTTCCACGTCAACTTCTCCACATCCGTCCCGCGGCCCGTCCTCGAGCGcctcgcctccgccaccgcctctTCCCGCTCGGCGCACCGCGTGGCGCGCGTTGCCGACCAGTACCTCGACTTCATCTGCCTCGAGGACGGCCTCTTCTCCCTAGCCCAGCCGCGCGCCTATGTGGCCCTAAACGACCCCGCTGCTGCCGACGCAGACATCAATGCGCTCGTCGACGCCGTTGCGCTTGGCCTCTTCTGTGTCGTGGCTACGCTCGGCTCTGTGCCCATCATCAGGTGCGCAAGCGGTGGCCCGGCCGAGATGGTCGCGGCCGCCCTGGATGCTCGCCTTCGGGATCACCTCCTTGCCAAGCCAAACCTCTTCACAGAGGCTGCGTCCAGCGCTGCCTCATCGTTCCAGCGTCCGGTCCTATGCCTGTTTGACAGAAATTTTGAATTGTCAGTAGGGATACAACACGATTGGAGCTACCGGCCTCTGGTCCATGATGTTCTCAGCTTGAAGCTGAACAAGTTGAAGTTGCCATCGGAGAAGTACGATTTGGACGACTCCGACCCATTTTGGGTGGCCAACAGCTGGTCTCCATTCCCCAAAGTGGCCGAGGAAATAGAGGCACAGCTCGCCAAGTACAAGCAGGATGTAGATGAGGTGAACCAGCGCACGGGTGGTGGAAGGGATGGTGTTGAGTTTGATGGCACTGATCTTATTGGGAACACCAAGCACCTCATGAATGCGGTGAACTCGCTGCCTGAGCTGACAGAacggaagaagatgattgatAAGCACACAAATATTGCAACCGCGTTACTTGGGCATATCAAGGAGAGATCTCTGGATGGATATTATGAGTGCGAGAATGATATGCTTGTGAATGGTACCGTGGATCGGAACATGCTGCTGAGCCTCCTCAGAGGGAAGGGCACCAAGGAGGATAAGCTCCGTTTGGCTGTGACCTATCTGCTGTCCTTTGAGGCGCCACCACCATCTGAACTCGAGCAGGTCGAGGCTGCGCTGCGGGAGTCAGAAGTGGACATGTCTGCATTCCTGTATgtgaagaggataaagtcgttGAACACACAGTTTGCTGCTGCATCAAGCACCGCAAGCAGGAGCAACATTGTTGATTGGGCGGAGAAGCTTTACGGGCAGTCCATTAGTGCTGTGACGGCAGGTGTGAAGAATCTCTTGTCAGATGGGAGGCAGCTCGCTCTGGCAAGGACAGTTGAAGCCCTGATGGAAGGTAAACCAAACCCAGAGGTTGACAACTACCTATTGTTTGATCCACGGGCCCCTAGATCTGGAACTGGTGGGCAGTTTAGAGGACCCTTCAGAGAAGCAATTGTTTTCATGATTGGTGGTGGAAATTACATCGAGTACAGGAGCTTGATCGAGCTAGGGCAACAGTCACAGCCTTCCAAGCATGTCATTTATGGAGCAACAGAGATTCTTAATGGGGTGGAGTTTATTCAGCAACTTGCGGAATTGGGGCAGAAAGCAGGGTTGGGTggtggcagcagcaacatACCTCTGCAGTAA
- the LOC100836599 gene encoding protein COFACTOR ASSEMBLY OF COMPLEX C SUBUNIT B CCB4, chloroplastic isoform X1, which yields MELSLLRSRAFAPSPSTKLRHRSRLPSGPFSPPPSQQDTLRSRALRPRQEWVGSWVRSNDTLVRGLPILVGGVSLLAVLLNRALSGIAAVADASSSQSRADILTLALSVTDILAGLVWLSIRPKSISPVAPQGVECKRVVPGVSSPALHELLWTWDSLTAATCCKSLVVVYGGNCILQIGVAAGSPEDDIAVTVDAQKFTQGSLYTSAIESKKQSYLANLALYPGRSELPFLPANTQALILQPIGDNGIAIIGGDTIRGFTNLDQAWIAMIADKLDATLSKS from the exons ATGGAGCTGAGCCTGCTGAGAAGCCGTGCCTTTGCTCCATCCCCATCCACGAAGCTCCGGCACCGCAGCCGGCTTCCCTCCGGACCATTTTCCCCGCCGCCTAGC CAACAAGACACGCTCCGGAGCAGGGCATTGCGGCCGCGGCAGGAGTGGGTGGGGAGCTGGGTCCGGAGCAACGACACGCTCGTCCGCGGCCTGCCgatcctcgtcggcggcgtatccctcctcgccgtcctcctcaACCGCGCACTCTCCGgcatcgccgccgtcgccgacgcctCCAG TTCGCAGTCCAGGGCAGACATACTGACTCTCGCGCTCTCTGTCACTGATATTCTTGCCGGCCTTGTCTGGCTGTCCATCCGCCCGAAATCCATTTCTCCG GTGGCTCCTCAAGGTGTCGAGTGTAAGAGAGTTGTTCCAGGTGTATCAAGTCCTGCTCTTCATGAACTACTTTG GACATGGGATTCCCTTACGGCTGCAACTTGCTGCAAATCCTTGGTTGTTGTGTACGGAGGTAATTGCATTCTTCAGATTGGGGTTGCCGCTGGCTCTCCTGAAGATGATATTGCAGTTACCGTTGATGCACAGAAGTTCACCCAAGGTTCCCTTTACACAAGCGCCATCGAATCCAAGAAGC AATCTTATCTAGCAAATCTTGCTCTATACCCTGGAAGGTCTGAGTTGCCATTTTTACCAGCTAACACACAG GCTCTAATTTTGCAGCCAATTGGTGATAACGGAATTGCAATTATTGGTGGTGACACTATAAGGGGGTTCACTAATCTTGATCAG GCATGGATTGCAATGATTGCAGACAAGTTGGATGCCACATTGTCAAAATCTTAA